In the Magnolia sinica isolate HGM2019 chromosome 15, MsV1, whole genome shotgun sequence genome, one interval contains:
- the LOC131227517 gene encoding uncharacterized protein LOC131227517 gives MPALLSSTILQKIMENASYLFPVSSSQSAAPSEGIVHEEVNHPNTDFKDISALQNCNLDVEGVVTGRVCEGTSAFKFSISRLPKWAQIKVTSNETSDGDPEFNLSQVICRKIGDPEIHQFSVWLAYSETVGGSFPCLWYHGSYRSPDSMSTQLGKQSSMSH, from the exons ATGCCGGCTTTACTATCATCAACAATTTTGCAGAAGATTATGGAAAATGCTTCTTATCTGTTTCCAGTAAGCTCATCTCAGTCAGCAGCTCCAAGTGAGGGCATAGTACATGAAGAGGTCAACCACCCAAACACTGATTTCAAGGATATCTCTGCACTGCAAAATTGCAACCTAGATGTTGAAGGAGTGGTTACTGGAAGGGTGTGCGAAGGAACATCAGCATTTAAATTTAGTATCTCAAGGCTTCCGAAGTGGGCACAAATCAAAGTAACAAGCAATGAGACTTCTGATGGAGACCCTGAATTCAATTTGTCTCAGGTAATTTGTAGGAAAATTGGAGATCCTGAAATTCATCAATTTAGTGTCTGGCTGGCTTATTCAGAAACTGTTGGTGGTAGTTTTCCAT GCCTCTGGTACCATGGTTCCTATCGCAGTCCGGATTCCATGTCAACTCAACTTGGGAAACAGTCAAGTATGTCACACTAA
- the LOC131226990 gene encoding uncharacterized protein LOC131226990: MDQAVVRGEKITLGDHPATDHILLRPHCGLGGEAINEEKGCISTAGQGSGEQLCSEASEIPAQTTKDDESNGRQHEDDDLFSQHFSNLSTLLKVEGRRSSARRSFSSRFVVHRDQLTGCKSLFEMTAENLGAEDLNCCDEAVHQSSQGDPSTDL; this comes from the exons ATGGACCAGGCTGTGGTGAGGGGAGAGAAAATCACGTTAGGTGATCATCCTGCCACAGACCATATCTTGCTGCGACCACATTGTGGGCTTGGTGGTGAGGCAATAAATGAAGAGAAGGGATGTATATCAA CTGCAGGTCAAGGTTCAGGTGAACAGTTATGCTCAGAGGCAAGTGAAATCCCAGCGCAGACAACTAAGGATGATGAAAGCAATGGCCGACAACATGAAGATGATGATCTCTTCAGCCAACACTTCAGCAATTTATCAACACTATTGAAG GTTGAGGGCAGGAGATCATCAGCAAGAAGAAGCTTTTCGTCACGCTTTGTTGTGCACCGTGACCAGCTTACAGGCTGCAAGAGTCTTTTTGAGATGACTGCTGAAAATTTAGGTGCCGAAGACTTGAATTGTTGTGATGAAGCTGTGCATCAAAGTTCACAAGGGGATCCATCAACCGATCTGTGA